In one Flavobacteriales bacterium genomic region, the following are encoded:
- a CDS encoding DUF3703 domain-containing protein, producing the protein MPTQVRPYYGAELRKSEEARTLGDLQLEWHHLERAHILGQRWPLEHNAVHWRMLKFGFRTKNMREIIGQLPRLVFGGVKSFAGTVPIGNTGGANVPALKPLALPDDLAAILNDTFAV; encoded by the coding sequence ATGCCGACGCAGGTGCGGCCATACTACGGAGCAGAGTTGCGCAAGAGCGAAGAGGCTCGCACGCTCGGCGATCTGCAACTCGAATGGCACCATCTCGAGCGGGCCCATATTCTCGGCCAGCGTTGGCCCTTGGAGCACAACGCGGTGCATTGGCGCATGCTGAAGTTCGGGTTCCGTACCAAGAACATGCGCGAGATCATCGGACAGTTGCCGCGTCTGGTCTTCGGTGGGGTGAAGAGCTTCGCGGGCACGGTGCCGATCGGGAATACGGGCGGAGCGAATGTGCCGGCGCTGAAGCCGCTGGCGTTACCAGACGACCTAGCAGCGATACTCAATGACACCTTTGCCGTGTGA
- a CDS encoding heavy metal translocating P-type ATPase: protein MSTHHSLAARSTWRTYLPAIVSFILLLSGIAIDQLAPQLWQQAWWRFAWYLAAYLPVGWPVLVNAVRTIAKGAVFSEFFLMSLATIGAFYIGEYPEGVAVMLFYAVGELFQNAAVDRAKRNIQALLDVRPDTANVLRDGIPVETPAAEVKVGDILRIRVGDRVPLDGKLLSDQASFDTAALTGESVPRTIVKEAPVLAGMIATDKVVDMEVTKPFGESSLARILDLVQNAAKSKSPTELFIRRFARIYTPIVVALAVGIVLVPMLIVEPYVFNTWLYRALIFLVISCPCALVISIPLGYFGGIGAASRKGILLKGGNYLDVLTKVNTIVMDKTGTLTEGVFAVQEVKPATDITEDRLLGVIKAMETHSTHPIAQAVLKHPQGDVVGDATNVEEISAHGMRGIVEGKEVLVGNTRLLKKFNVAYPAEVDAVEDTIVVCAIGGAYAGYLTVADRIKADAKETIGLLRAQGIRDIVILSGDKTAITHRVAAALGITKAFGDLLPEDKVTKLQEAKKDPTAVVAFVGDGINDAPVLALSDVGIAMGGLGSDVAIETADVVLQNDKPSSIAEAIRIGKATKRVVTQNIVLAFGVKAIVLVLGAGGLATLWEAVFADVGVALLAILNASRMR, encoded by the coding sequence ATGAGCACCCATCATTCCCTCGCTGCTCGTTCCACCTGGCGGACCTACCTGCCTGCTATTGTTTCGTTCATCCTGCTCCTCAGCGGCATCGCCATCGACCAGCTGGCACCGCAGCTCTGGCAACAGGCATGGTGGCGTTTCGCCTGGTACTTGGCCGCGTACCTGCCGGTAGGCTGGCCGGTGCTGGTGAATGCGGTACGTACCATCGCGAAGGGCGCGGTCTTCAGCGAGTTCTTCCTGATGAGTTTGGCCACCATCGGCGCGTTCTACATCGGCGAGTACCCCGAGGGCGTGGCGGTGATGCTGTTCTATGCCGTGGGTGAACTGTTCCAGAACGCCGCCGTTGATCGGGCCAAGCGCAATATCCAGGCCTTGCTGGATGTACGTCCGGATACCGCGAACGTGCTGCGCGACGGCATCCCGGTGGAAACGCCCGCTGCTGAGGTGAAGGTCGGTGACATCCTCCGCATCCGCGTGGGCGATCGCGTGCCGTTGGACGGTAAGCTCCTCAGCGACCAGGCCTCCTTCGATACTGCGGCCCTTACCGGTGAAAGCGTGCCGCGTACCATCGTGAAGGAAGCACCGGTGCTCGCGGGCATGATCGCCACGGACAAGGTGGTGGATATGGAAGTGACCAAGCCCTTCGGCGAAAGCAGCCTCGCACGCATCCTCGACCTTGTGCAGAACGCGGCGAAAAGCAAGTCGCCTACGGAGCTCTTCATCCGCCGCTTCGCGCGCATCTACACGCCCATCGTGGTGGCGCTGGCCGTGGGCATCGTGCTGGTGCCCATGCTCATCGTGGAACCTTACGTTTTCAATACATGGCTTTATCGCGCGCTCATCTTCCTGGTGATCTCGTGCCCTTGCGCGCTGGTCATCAGTATTCCGCTGGGTTATTTTGGTGGCATCGGCGCGGCCAGCCGAAAAGGCATCTTGCTCAAGGGCGGCAATTATCTGGACGTGCTCACCAAGGTGAACACCATCGTGATGGACAAGACCGGCACGCTCACCGAAGGCGTGTTCGCCGTGCAGGAGGTGAAGCCAGCTACGGACATCACCGAAGACCGTTTGCTGGGTGTGATCAAAGCGATGGAGACGCACAGCACGCACCCCATTGCGCAGGCGGTACTGAAACATCCGCAGGGCGATGTGGTGGGCGATGCGACGAACGTGGAAGAGATCAGTGCGCATGGCATGCGTGGCATCGTGGAAGGCAAGGAGGTGCTCGTGGGCAACACGCGCTTGCTGAAGAAGTTCAACGTGGCCTATCCAGCAGAAGTGGATGCTGTGGAAGACACCATCGTAGTCTGCGCCATCGGCGGTGCATACGCGGGTTACCTCACCGTGGCCGACAGGATCAAGGCCGATGCGAAGGAGACGATCGGCCTGCTGAGGGCCCAAGGCATCCGGGATATCGTGATACTCAGCGGCGACAAGACGGCCATAACCCACCGCGTGGCTGCTGCACTTGGCATAACCAAAGCCTTCGGCGATCTGCTACCCGAGGACAAGGTGACCAAATTGCAAGAAGCGAAGAAGGACCCCACCGCCGTGGTCGCCTTCGTGGGCGACGGCATCAACGACGCACCCGTGTTGGCCCTCAGCGATGTGGGGATCGCCATGGGGGGCTTGGGCAGCGATGTGGCGATCGAGACCGCCGACGTGGTCCTCCAGAACGACAAGCCCAGCAGCATCGCCGAGGCCATCCGCATCGGCAAGGCCACCAAGCGGGTGGTCACGCAGAATATCGTGCTCGCCTTTGGAGTGAAGGCCATCGTGCTGGTGCTTGGCGCGGGAGGTTTGGCCACGCTTTGGGAAGCCGTGTTCGCGGATGTGGGCGTGGCGCTGTTGGCGATCCTGAACGCGAGCAGGATGCGGTGA
- a CDS encoding heavy-metal-associated domain-containing protein, translated as MKQLTTLLFAFCTLGLSAQTGAVSPPAKGKKTATIAIQSTGICDMCEKTIETELVYTKGVKKVDVDLSTAAVSVTYDPRKTDADKLRAALTKLGYSADGTPGNASAFAKLPQCCQNEGCGKLPVKQ; from the coding sequence ATGAAACAGCTGACCACCCTGCTCTTTGCCTTTTGCACACTGGGCCTATCTGCACAAACCGGTGCAGTTTCCCCGCCCGCCAAAGGCAAGAAGACCGCCACCATCGCCATCCAGAGCACTGGCATCTGCGATATGTGCGAGAAGACCATCGAGACCGAACTCGTCTATACCAAGGGCGTGAAGAAGGTGGATGTGGACCTCAGCACCGCTGCCGTGAGCGTGACCTACGATCCGCGCAAGACCGACGCGGACAAATTGCGTGCAGCACTCACCAAGCTGGGGTACTCCGCTGATGGTACACCGGGTAATGCCTCAGCATTTGCCAAGTTGCCCCAATGCTGCCAGAATGAAGGCTGCGGCAAGTTGCCGGTGAAGCAATGA